Proteins encoded in a region of the Oikeobacillus pervagus genome:
- the sigX gene encoding RNA polymerase sigma factor SigX: MDSDFITIYETYHQDVYQFLFYMVKNQETAEDLMQEVYIRVMNSLNKFQGKSSEKTWLFAIARNVALDYFRKQKGWKNKLFQKFDWSNSKIIDSTQPLPEEIAVQNEESRLLYHCLDRCTIDQKSVIILRYIQDLSIAETAATLNWSESKVKTTQHRAMKQLKKMLNEEDKKGELTSENAELG, encoded by the coding sequence ATGGACTCCGACTTTATTACTATATATGAAACATACCATCAAGATGTATATCAATTTCTCTTTTATATGGTGAAAAATCAGGAAACGGCTGAAGATCTTATGCAAGAAGTATATATTCGAGTGATGAATTCATTAAATAAATTTCAGGGAAAGAGTTCGGAAAAAACTTGGTTATTTGCTATCGCCCGAAATGTAGCCTTAGATTATTTTCGTAAACAAAAAGGATGGAAAAATAAATTATTTCAGAAATTTGATTGGTCTAATAGCAAGATCATTGATAGCACACAGCCTTTACCGGAGGAAATAGCTGTTCAGAATGAAGAAAGTCGTCTGCTTTATCACTGTTTAGATCGTTGCACGATCGACCAGAAATCAGTGATTATACTTCGTTATATCCAGGACCTCTCCATAGCAGAAACAGCTGCCACTCTAAATTGGAGTGAGAGTAAGGTGAAAACGACCCAACATCGTGCAATGAAGCAGTTAAAGAAAATGTTAAACGAAGAGGATAAAAAGGGGGAACTGACAAGTGAAAATGCGGAATTGGGATGA
- a CDS encoding peptidoglycan DD-metalloendopeptidase family protein yields the protein MLDYLKRFIIAIIMAICVGMLIVGGRMAHAETVSGTEDWMFPAEGIISDVYGSRGGTHKAVDIAARTGTPVFSVDDGVVSKSYISDTYGKVVFVQHTSGFETVYAHLHEIKVTQGDSIKKGQQVGSIGNTGKSTGAHLHFEVHRGDWTYEKENAINPFTIFGQAHKGDYVIASHDPFRTVETATHSKYHVQNGDTLWRIASKFSISVDQLKSRNHLHTNDIYPDQILIIPFS from the coding sequence ATGCTAGACTATTTAAAACGTTTTATCATTGCCATCATCATGGCAATATGTGTAGGAATGCTTATTGTTGGTGGTCGAATGGCACATGCTGAAACGGTGTCGGGTACAGAGGATTGGATGTTCCCAGCAGAAGGGATTATTTCTGACGTCTATGGATCAAGGGGCGGTACACATAAGGCCGTGGATATTGCCGCCCGAACAGGGACTCCTGTTTTTTCAGTTGATGATGGGGTCGTCTCGAAATCATATATTTCAGATACATATGGGAAAGTTGTATTTGTTCAACATACAAGTGGCTTTGAAACAGTATATGCTCATTTACACGAAATAAAAGTGACACAAGGAGATTCAATCAAAAAAGGGCAACAAGTTGGCTCGATTGGAAATACCGGCAAATCAACAGGCGCCCATTTACATTTTGAAGTCCATAGAGGGGATTGGACATATGAAAAGGAGAATGCGATCAATCCCTTCACAATTTTTGGACAAGCCCATAAAGGGGATTATGTCATTGCAAGCCATGATCCTTTTCGAACGGTTGAAACGGCTACCCATTCAAAATATCATGTGCAAAACGGAGATACATTATGGAGAATTGCTAGTAAATTTTCTATAAGTGTAGATCAATTAAAAAGTCGGAACCATTTACATACGAACGATATATACCCAGATCAAATATTGATTATTCCCTTCAGCTAG